The following proteins come from a genomic window of Anguilla rostrata isolate EN2019 chromosome 17, ASM1855537v3, whole genome shotgun sequence:
- the LOC135243098 gene encoding phosphomannomutase 1-like isoform X4 produces the protein MKTSIHRGPPGPSLRTTGLDHIIHKFDYVFAENGTVQYKDGKLISKQAIQNELGEELLQDLINFCLRYMGLIKLPKKRGTFIEFRNGMLNISPIGRSCTLEERIEFSEIDKREKIREKFVAALQEEFAGKGLRFTRGGLISFDVFPEGWDKRLCLEVLEGDRLEAIYFFGNETSCGGNDYEIFNDPRTIGFTVYSPTDTARLCRNLFFCTPPKEC, from the exons TTATTCACAAGTTTGACTACGTGTTTGCGGAGAACGGTACCGTGCAGTATAAGGACGGGAAACTCATCTCCAAACAG GCAATTCAGAACGAGCTGGGGGAAGAGCTACTGCAGGACCTTATCAACTTCTGCCTCAGGTACATGGGGCTCATCAAACTGCCCAAAAAAAG GGGCACGTTCATTGAATTTCGGAACGGCATGCTCAACATATCTCCCATTGGTCGGAGCTGCACGCTTGAAGAGCGAATAGAATTCTCTGAAATTGACAAG AGGGAGAAGATTCGGGAGAAGTTTGTAGCTGCTCTACAGGAAGAATTTGCGGGGAAGGGCCTGAGGTTCACcaggg GGGGTCTGATCAGTTTCGATGTGTTCCCCGAAGGCTGGGACAAGCGTTTGTGCCTGGAAGTGCTGGAGGGGGACAGGCTGGAGGCCATCTACTTTTTTGGAAATGAGACATCGTGT GGGGGAAATGACTATGAGATTTTCAATGACCCACGGACCATCGGCTTCACTGTCTATTCTCCCACTGACACGGCCAGACTCTGCAGGAACCTGTTCTTCTGTACTCCTCCCAAAGAGTGCTGA